The following coding sequences lie in one Apium graveolens cultivar Ventura chromosome 1, ASM990537v1, whole genome shotgun sequence genomic window:
- the LOC141718199 gene encoding F-box protein At5g07610-like: MVQSCNGLTLFQFNTSDVQIKLYCIRNLATNQMKMIPLPKLYEDDPIVTCNLAFDLLASPYYNIVCVKNGGKLFGSRIIIYSSETGHWKDANIPTNRMSVKFAKGIYCQGAIYWVGNDFLSCYCFRFDVEAEKLRRVSMPKGYLRGVAYFRYFGEFNGRLHLVCSRYLTEEVFCIYELDKDTESWFVKYRVHMDFLTSLFPEIVVKGVYNDFQYAFSILCVVSRENDEDSFLVMTIPGNVISYDFKRTGIEVLSELPSLEKMKFQGSNAYPFVPTLYPL, encoded by the coding sequence ATGGTACAATCATGTAATGGATTGACCTTATTTCAATTCAACACTTCTGATGTACAGATAAAGTTGTACTGTATTCGTAATTTGGCTACTAATCAAATGAAAATGATACCTTTACCCAAGTTGTATGAAGATGATCCGATTGTCACGTGCAATTTGGCTTTCGACCTTTTGGCATCACCCTACTACAATATTGTTTGTGTCAAAAATGGAGGTAAATTGTTCGGATCTCGGATTATAATATATAGTTCCGAAACTGGTCATTGGAAAGATGCCAATATTCCAACGAATAGAATGTCTGTTAAATTTGCCAAAGGAATATATTGTCAGGGTGCAATTTATTGGGTTGGGAATGATTTTTTAAGTTGCTACTGCTTTCGATTTGATGTTGAAGCTGAGAAACTGAGAAGAGTCTCTATGCCGAAAGGATATCTAAGAGGTGTGGCCTACTTCAGGTACTTTGGAGAATTCAACGGGCGCTTGCATCTTGTTTGCTCTCGCTACTTGACGGAAGAAGTGTTTTGTATCTACGAATTGGACAAAGATACTGAGAGCTGGTTTGTCAAGTATCGGGTACATATGGACTTCTTGACATCTCTGTTCCCAGAGATTGTTGTGAAAGGGGTGTATAACGATTTTCAGTACGCATTTTCGATATTGTGTGTTGTGAGCCGagaaaatgatgaagattcatTCCTTGTCATGACTATTCCAGGAAATGTTATTTCCTACGATTTCAAGAGGACTGGGATTGAGGTGCTATCTGAGCTTCCATCATTGGAAAAAATGAAATTTCAGGGTTCGAATGCATATCCATTTGTTCCAACCCTATACCCTCTGTGA